The Halobaculum magnesiiphilum genome contains the following window.
GTTTTCACCAGAGTTCCTCGGCTTCGGCGTCGAGCTGCGTGCCTGCGTACTGCAGGTAGTCGTTCGCGCTCGATAGGTCGGCATGGCCCATCGTCTGGCGGATGTACTGCGGGGTCGCACCGCGCGCCGCGATCAGCGTCCCGTAGGTGTGCCGGAGGACGTGCGGCGTGATCTTCTTCCGGAGGTCGGTCTCGGCAGCCACACGCTTCACGCGGTTCGTCACGGTCTGTCGAGTCGCGTCGTACGCCTCGTGATAGCTGAAGTAGTCGCGGAGGCGCCGCACCGTCCCCGGATGCTTCAGCGGGATCGTCCGCGCGGAGTGC
Protein-coding sequences here:
- a CDS encoding tyrosine-type recombinase/integrase codes for the protein MAWTREPLTEPELDDLLDAADGRDLDHQVTIYTLAHTGLRADELAHLRDDWIDWQAERLRVPPAEGEWTPKTEHSARTIPLKHPGTVRRLRDYFSYHEAYDATRQTVTNRVKRVAAETDLRKKITPHVLRHTYGTLIAARGATPQYIRQTMGHADLSSANDYLQYAGTQLDAEAEELW